The Flavobacterium praedii genome window below encodes:
- a CDS encoding ArnT family glycosyltransferase → MSKLIHNYTFWLFIVACLMLFSHLDVIEVNIMEARNFITAREMANNNHWILTTINDMPRYEKPPLPTWLTAISGIIFGFDCLFGMRLPVVFITLLLVFGTFKLSEKLGLSKKQSFHNGLILITSFYIYFAGRDNQWDMYTHSFMMICILFLWEVLNEQKKLLFNAIMAGLFFGFSFLSKGPISVYALLLPFLIAYGFTYKFQLKNKKLYLILVVVLGIIIGLSWPLYVKWADPATYLKVTKIESSRWGNYNTRPFYYYWSFFTQSGIWTVPAFIALLYPYLKNKVSNLKAYQFTLIWTLASVVLLSIVPEKKSRYLLPVLIPMALNTGFYIEYLINNFKNISLKKEKGIIYFAFGLIGIICIVIPVGIFVKVKNDIAGFEIWFLGLTLSLFGIGYVLFTNLRNKNFVKVFYAVIAVQVAVVVFGIPFTKLILKNPDYASAKAIRDSEKSLAVKTYELNSFTPEIIWDYGYSMPILLNNETNKLNLPLENKFGLLVTDIDSINSIKELKNYTLNKVSNIDLNHIPKDSKKHNIRLTRTYYIVSKK, encoded by the coding sequence ATGTCAAAATTAATTCATAATTATACTTTTTGGCTTTTCATAGTAGCCTGTCTAATGCTTTTTTCACATTTAGATGTTATAGAAGTTAATATCATGGAAGCCAGAAATTTCATTACTGCAAGAGAAATGGCAAACAATAACCATTGGATATTGACAACAATTAATGATATGCCACGATATGAAAAACCACCATTACCAACATGGTTAACAGCCATTTCTGGAATTATTTTTGGTTTTGATTGTCTTTTCGGCATGCGTTTACCAGTTGTATTCATTACCTTATTATTGGTTTTTGGCACTTTTAAACTTTCCGAAAAATTAGGTTTATCAAAAAAACAAAGCTTTCATAACGGACTTATTCTTATAACCTCTTTTTATATTTATTTTGCTGGAAGAGACAACCAATGGGATATGTACACTCATAGTTTCATGATGATTTGTATTTTGTTTTTATGGGAAGTATTGAATGAACAAAAGAAACTACTTTTCAATGCAATCATGGCCGGATTATTTTTCGGTTTCTCTTTTTTAAGCAAAGGACCTATTTCAGTTTATGCTTTATTATTGCCTTTCTTAATTGCTTATGGATTTACATATAAATTTCAATTAAAGAACAAAAAACTATATTTAATACTTGTAGTGGTTTTAGGTATAATTATCGGTTTATCATGGCCACTATACGTAAAATGGGCTGATCCAGCAACCTATTTAAAAGTCACCAAAATAGAAAGCAGCCGATGGGGAAATTACAATACTAGACCATTTTATTACTATTGGAGCTTTTTTACTCAAAGTGGTATTTGGACAGTACCAGCATTTATTGCCTTACTATATCCGTACTTGAAAAACAAAGTAAGTAATTTAAAAGCCTATCAATTTACGTTGATTTGGACATTAGCTTCTGTAGTATTATTGTCAATAGTACCCGAAAAAAAATCAAGATACTTGTTGCCAGTTTTGATTCCGATGGCTTTAAACACTGGATTCTATATTGAATACTTGATAAATAATTTTAAAAATATTAGTTTAAAAAAAGAAAAAGGAATTATTTATTTTGCTTTTGGCCTTATTGGAATCATTTGTATTGTTATTCCAGTTGGTATTTTTGTTAAAGTAAAAAATGATATCGCAGGATTCGAAATTTGGTTCCTTGGATTAACTTTATCATTGTTTGGTATTGGATATGTTCTTTTTACAAACCTTAGAAACAAAAACTTTGTAAAAGTGTTTTATGCCGTAATTGCAGTTCAAGTTGCAGTAGTGGTATTCGGAATACCTTTTACAAAACTCATTTTAAAGAATCCTGATTACGCTAGTGCAAAAGCAATTAGAGATTCGGAAAAAAGTTTGGCTGTTAAAACGTATGAATTAAATTCATTTACTCCTGAAATAATTTGGGATTATGGATACAGCATGCCCATTCTTTTAAATAATGAAACCAACAAACTAAATTTACCTTTAGAAAATAAATTTGGCTTATTGGTTACAGATATTGACAGTATCAATTCGATTAAAGAATTGAAAAACTATACTTTGAATAAAGTTTCAAATATTGATTTGAATCATATTCCAAAAGATTCTAAAAAACACAACATTCGATTGACTAGAACTTATTATATCGTTTCAAAGAAATAA
- a CDS encoding DEAD/DEAH box helicase: MKLKKINQVLQEALIDCGLTEANAMQKETFSTIKSGSDAIIISAPGSGKSTTIVINVIQQLVCEGEESPRALIIVEDKAKVLEMEELFEKFGRFTNLRVYGVHDKGDMEYDKNYISTGIDVLIGTPNKLSDMFTTAGYNVNRLRMFILDDADPILKLRHETKIMRISNSIAKTQRIIFTDQMTERIEILADKMLLEPYVFDFDEEYDEDEEDLDEEIDNDDIDDFEEEEEEIDGDEEE; encoded by the coding sequence ATGAAACTAAAAAAAATAAATCAAGTATTACAAGAAGCCCTTATAGATTGTGGATTAACAGAGGCTAATGCCATGCAAAAAGAAACTTTTTCGACTATTAAAAGTGGTTCTGATGCAATTATTATTTCTGCTCCTGGTTCTGGGAAATCTACAACTATTGTAATAAATGTGATCCAGCAACTGGTTTGTGAAGGGGAAGAATCACCTAGAGCTTTGATTATTGTTGAAGACAAAGCCAAAGTACTTGAAATGGAAGAACTTTTTGAAAAATTCGGAAGATTTACCAATCTTAGAGTTTACGGTGTTCACGATAAAGGAGATATGGAATATGATAAAAATTATATTTCAACCGGAATAGATGTCCTCATTGGGACTCCCAATAAATTAAGCGATATGTTTACCACAGCAGGGTATAATGTAAACCGATTGAGAATGTTTATTCTTGATGACGCAGATCCTATTTTGAAATTACGTCACGAAACAAAAATCATGCGAATTTCAAACAGTATTGCCAAAACACAGCGCATTATTTTTACGGATCAAATGACCGAAAGAATTGAAATTTTGGCTGACAAAATGCTATTAGAACCGTATGTGTTTGATTTTGATGAAGAATATGACGAAGATGAGGAAGACCTTGATGAAGAAATAGACAACGATGATATTGATGATTTTGAAGAAGAAGAGGAAGAAATTGATGGTGATGAGGAAGAATAG
- a CDS encoding GNAT family N-acetyltransferase: MKTFIETKRLILRELQLTDEVGMFELDSNPEVHRFLGNKPVKHIDESRAYIENIRQQYADNGIGRWAVILKDTDEFLGWSGIKLIKQTINKHQNFYEIGYRFIQKHWGKGYATEAGLAFVDFAFNELKVEKLYAYADAGNVNSRHILEKLGMHYVNSFEYDGEEEVWYEIAMIPNRKFE; the protein is encoded by the coding sequence ATGAAAACCTTTATAGAAACCAAAAGGCTTATTTTAAGAGAACTGCAACTAACCGATGAGGTAGGAATGTTCGAATTGGATTCAAATCCCGAAGTACATCGTTTTCTTGGGAATAAACCAGTTAAACATATAGATGAAAGTCGTGCTTATATTGAGAATATTAGACAGCAATATGCAGACAACGGAATAGGACGTTGGGCAGTTATTCTAAAAGATACGGATGAGTTTTTAGGTTGGTCCGGAATTAAATTAATAAAACAGACCATAAACAAGCATCAAAATTTTTATGAGATTGGGTATCGTTTTATTCAAAAGCATTGGGGAAAAGGATATGCTACTGAAGCAGGATTGGCATTTGTTGATTTTGCTTTTAATGAATTGAAAGTAGAAAAGCTGTATGCTTATGCAGATGCTGGAAATGTAAATTCTAGACATATTCTCGAAAAACTTGGAATGCATTATGTGAATTCCTTTGAATATGATGGAGAAGAAGAAGTTTGGTATGAAATCGCCATGATTCCAAACCGTAAATTTGAATGA
- a CDS encoding DUF6929 family protein: MEKFTLEILFHIIGIGSASGLIYKDNTLFIIGDNSGFLYEYNIESKNLQRQEIIEKAKENITKSEKPDFEAITHFGDNLYVFGSGSTEKRNKMIQINTLEKEISTNDLTDLYGVMQSFGEIKPEDFNIEGAIYTGEEWYLFNRGNGKSAKNVLFTVQGKNLVNEFNMLSNNYKLPKIKGVRSSFTDAVVLDDKIYFLSTAENTNSTYNDGEILGSFIGCIDTKTMKIDFTKKISDTHKFEGLTVYQNSADTIEFLLCEDNDTEALEANIYKLTFNKKH; this comes from the coding sequence ATGGAAAAATTCACACTCGAAATCCTATTTCACATCATCGGAATTGGTTCTGCTTCCGGACTCATCTACAAAGACAACACGCTTTTTATCATTGGCGACAACAGCGGATTTTTATACGAATATAATATCGAGTCCAAAAACCTACAACGTCAGGAAATCATAGAAAAGGCCAAAGAAAATATCACAAAAAGTGAAAAACCCGATTTTGAAGCCATCACCCATTTTGGAGACAATCTCTATGTTTTTGGTTCCGGATCTACCGAAAAAAGAAACAAAATGATTCAAATCAATACGCTGGAAAAAGAAATTTCGACCAATGATCTCACCGATTTATATGGTGTGATGCAAAGTTTTGGCGAAATAAAACCCGAGGATTTCAATATTGAAGGTGCAATTTACACTGGAGAAGAATGGTATTTATTCAATCGTGGCAACGGAAAATCAGCCAAAAATGTACTATTTACTGTCCAAGGCAAAAACTTGGTCAACGAGTTCAATATGCTTTCCAACAATTACAAACTACCCAAAATAAAAGGAGTCCGTAGCAGTTTCACCGATGCAGTAGTACTCGACGATAAAATTTACTTTTTATCAACTGCCGAAAACACAAATTCTACTTACAACGATGGAGAAATACTAGGAAGTTTTATTGGCTGTATTGACACCAAAACCATGAAAATCGATTTTACTAAAAAAATTAGTGACACCCACAAATTTGAAGGGCTAACCGTTTATCAAAATTCCGCCGATACAATTGAGTTCTTACTTTGTGAAGATAACGATACAGAAGCATTAGAAGCAAATATTTATAAACTGACATTTAATAAAAAACATTAA
- a CDS encoding putative signal transducing protein, with protein MGLMKVFSGSEILALALQEKIEAAGVETEIKNNIQSARMSGFPNLDSAVEVFIQETDFAKANPVIEEFRLSI; from the coding sequence ATGGGATTAATGAAAGTATTTTCGGGAAGTGAAATTTTGGCTCTGGCTTTACAAGAGAAAATTGAGGCTGCAGGAGTGGAAACTGAAATTAAAAATAACATTCAATCGGCTAGAATGTCTGGTTTTCCAAACTTAGACTCAGCAGTTGAAGTGTTTATTCAAGAAACTGATTTTGCAAAAGCTAATCCAGTTATAGAGGAATTTAGGTTAAGTATCTAG
- a CDS encoding prohibitin family protein, protein MILFIILGIILLILGFTLSHNANPFSKFAGILRVVGFILIALGVFSSMFKQIDAGKVGVKSLYGSVESGVLESGLHVINPLLDITEFDIQTQNYTMSAVHGEGAQEGDDAIRVLSNDGLEVVIDLTVLYRVVPIDAPKIYKNIGVDYTDKIVRPITRTRIRDNAVFYDAVALYSTKRNEFQDRIFKNIEADFKTRGLVLEQLLIRNIDLPISVKKSIESKINAEQDAQKMTFVLQKEKQEAERKRVEAQGIADYQRIISLGLTDKQLQYEQIKAQKELAASPNTKIIFMNGKGSAPVILSDK, encoded by the coding sequence ATGATACTATTTATTATTCTTGGAATAATTTTATTAATTCTTGGATTTACTTTAAGCCATAATGCAAATCCGTTTTCTAAATTCGCTGGCATATTAAGAGTTGTAGGTTTTATTCTTATCGCCTTGGGTGTTTTTTCTTCTATGTTTAAACAAATTGACGCTGGTAAAGTAGGGGTAAAGTCGCTTTACGGAAGTGTTGAATCAGGAGTATTGGAAAGTGGTTTGCATGTTATAAATCCACTTTTGGATATCACAGAGTTTGATATTCAAACACAAAACTATACTATGTCTGCCGTTCATGGTGAGGGTGCGCAAGAAGGCGATGATGCTATTCGGGTTTTGTCTAATGATGGACTGGAAGTAGTTATTGATTTGACCGTTTTGTATCGTGTAGTACCAATAGATGCTCCAAAGATTTATAAAAATATTGGAGTTGATTACACAGATAAAATTGTGCGACCAATTACGAGAACCCGTATTAGAGACAACGCAGTTTTTTATGATGCAGTAGCTTTGTATTCGACAAAAAGAAACGAATTTCAAGATCGTATTTTCAAAAATATTGAAGCAGATTTTAAAACGAGAGGTTTGGTTTTGGAACAATTATTAATTCGAAATATTGATCTTCCTATTTCGGTTAAAAAATCGATAGAAAGTAAAATCAATGCCGAACAAGATGCACAAAAAATGACCTTCGTACTTCAAAAAGAAAAACAAGAAGCCGAACGTAAACGTGTGGAAGCACAAGGTATTGCCGATTATCAACGAATAATCTCTTTGGGATTAACAGACAAACAATTGCAATACGAACAAATTAAAGCCCAAAAAGAATTGGCTGCGTCTCCAAACACTAAAATTATTTTTATGAATGGAAAAGGAAGCGCACCGGTTATTTTGTCTGATAAATAA
- the mtaB gene encoding tRNA (N(6)-L-threonylcarbamoyladenosine(37)-C(2))-methylthiotransferase MtaB: MENRKKVAFYTLGCKLNFSETSTIARNLQDEGFDRVDFEEVADMYVINTCSVTENADKQFKQVVRKAMKLNDKAFVAAVGCYAQLKPEELADVDGVDLVLGATEKFKLADYINDLSKNDFGEVHSCEIAEADFYVGSYSIGDRTRAFLKVQDGCDYKCTYCTIPLARGISRSDALENVLKNAYEISKQNIKEIVLTGVNIGDYGKGEFGNKKHEHTFLELVQALDDVEGIERLRISSIEPNLLKNETIEFVSKSRTFVPHFHIPLQSGSNDILKLMKRRYLREVYTERVNKIREVMPHACIGVDVIVGFPGETDEHFLETYHFLNEMDISYLHVFTYSERDNTEAVTMEGVVPGNVRAKRSKMLRGLSVKKRRAFYESQLGTNRTVLFESENKEGYIHGFTENYVKVKTPWNPELVNTLHDINLTKIDEDGSVRMEFLNVEV; this comes from the coding sequence ATGGAAAATAGAAAAAAAGTTGCTTTTTACACGCTTGGTTGCAAACTGAATTTTTCGGAAACATCAACGATAGCTCGTAATTTGCAAGATGAAGGTTTTGATCGTGTTGATTTTGAGGAAGTTGCCGATATGTACGTGATTAATACCTGTTCGGTTACAGAAAATGCAGATAAACAATTCAAGCAAGTCGTACGCAAAGCGATGAAATTGAATGATAAGGCATTTGTTGCAGCAGTAGGGTGTTATGCTCAGTTAAAACCAGAAGAATTGGCAGATGTTGATGGAGTTGATTTGGTTTTGGGGGCTACCGAAAAATTTAAACTAGCCGATTATATCAATGATTTATCGAAGAATGATTTTGGAGAAGTGCATTCTTGCGAGATTGCCGAAGCCGATTTTTATGTTGGCAGTTATTCCATTGGAGATAGAACTCGTGCTTTTTTGAAAGTGCAAGACGGCTGTGATTATAAATGTACCTATTGTACCATACCCTTGGCTCGTGGAATTTCTCGAAGTGATGCGTTAGAAAATGTTTTGAAGAATGCCTACGAAATTTCAAAGCAAAACATCAAAGAGATAGTTCTTACCGGAGTGAATATTGGTGATTATGGAAAAGGAGAGTTTGGGAATAAAAAACACGAACATACTTTTCTGGAATTGGTTCAGGCTTTAGATGATGTAGAAGGAATTGAAAGATTGCGTATTTCATCGATTGAGCCAAATTTATTGAAGAATGAAACAATAGAGTTTGTATCGAAAAGCAGGACTTTTGTGCCTCATTTTCATATTCCGCTGCAATCCGGAAGTAATGACATTTTGAAATTGATGAAACGTCGCTATTTGCGCGAAGTCTATACCGAAAGAGTGAACAAAATTCGGGAAGTCATGCCACACGCTTGTATAGGTGTAGATGTGATTGTGGGATTTCCGGGTGAAACCGACGAGCATTTCTTGGAAACCTACCATTTCCTGAATGAAATGGATATTTCGTATTTGCACGTTTTTACGTATTCAGAAAGAGATAATACCGAAGCTGTAACCATGGAAGGCGTTGTTCCTGGTAATGTTAGAGCCAAACGCAGTAAAATGCTACGCGGATTATCGGTTAAAAAGCGTCGTGCATTTTATGAAAGTCAGTTGGGAACGAATAGAACCGTACTTTTTGAAAGTGAAAACAAAGAAGGATACATTCACGGGTTTACGGAGAATTACGTAAAAGTAAAAACACCTTGGAATCCTGAATTAGTAAACACTTTGCACGATATCAATTTGACAAAAATTGATGAAGACGGAAGCGTTCGAATGGAATTTTTGAATGTTGAGGTTTAA
- a CDS encoding Cof-type HAD-IIB family hydrolase has product MKEAQYKMIVLDMDDTLLTDEHTISDENVEMIFKAQEMGVYVVLASGRPTSAMTSYAKELKMDFYNSFMLSYNGAVITDLKEDKILFEQTLTKEQIHELYDYSLKSKTHIITYINDAIVSETDSEYIDVEKHITGLPHNKVVSFKETVQTNAVKCILLEEPSYLKTVEADLKLAMPHLSVSMSKPFFLEVAQHGIDKAYSLKKLAEKLNIHQTEIIAVGNAGNDLTMIEYAGLGVWVDNVTPELRHKADVIVASNNNHGVAEVIKRYILKQ; this is encoded by the coding sequence ATGAAAGAAGCACAATACAAAATGATTGTTTTAGATATGGATGATACGCTCTTGACAGACGAACACACTATATCTGATGAGAATGTTGAAATGATTTTTAAAGCCCAAGAGATGGGGGTTTATGTGGTTTTGGCTTCTGGCCGACCAACTTCGGCGATGACTTCTTATGCCAAAGAATTAAAAATGGATTTCTATAATTCATTTATGCTTTCTTATAATGGTGCCGTAATTACCGATCTGAAGGAAGATAAAATTCTTTTTGAACAAACCTTGACGAAAGAACAAATTCACGAATTGTATGATTACAGTTTGAAAAGTAAAACACATATTATCACTTATATTAATGATGCCATTGTAAGTGAAACCGATTCGGAATACATTGATGTTGAAAAACACATTACAGGTTTGCCACATAATAAAGTGGTTAGTTTTAAGGAAACAGTACAAACTAATGCAGTTAAATGTATTTTATTAGAAGAACCTTCTTACCTCAAAACGGTTGAAGCCGATTTGAAACTGGCTATGCCACATTTGAGTGTATCCATGTCAAAACCATTTTTTCTAGAAGTAGCACAACACGGAATTGACAAAGCGTATAGTTTGAAAAAATTAGCTGAAAAATTAAACATTCATCAAACTGAAATTATTGCTGTTGGAAATGCTGGTAACGATTTAACTATGATTGAATATGCAGGTTTGGGGGTTTGGGTTGATAATGTAACTCCAGAATTGAGGCACAAAGCAGATGTTATAGTGGCATCTAATAATAATCATGGTGTTGCCGAGGTGATTAAGCGATATATTTTGAAGCAATGA
- a CDS encoding glycosyltransferase family 2 protein, with the protein MSFELTIIIPVYNEEDNLNRVHQEMKQYLSIAKKKTKILFVNDGSKDNSQSLIENICKDNDEFTFISFEKNAGLSAAIKAGFDYADTTWVGYIDADLQTAPEDFNILIEFAGEYDLVTGVRSNRKDSFTKNMSSTIANGIRRTFTHDGMDDTGCPLKIIRTDMAKRIPMFNGLHRFLPAMILLQNGKIKQTPVRHFPRIAGLSKFNLWNRLLGPLQDCFAYLWMKKKYINYSVAKQG; encoded by the coding sequence ATGAGTTTTGAATTAACAATTATAATACCCGTCTATAACGAGGAAGACAATCTAAATCGTGTACATCAAGAAATGAAACAATACTTGAGTATTGCTAAAAAAAAGACAAAAATCCTATTTGTCAATGACGGTTCCAAAGACAATAGTCAATCCCTTATTGAAAATATCTGCAAAGACAACGACGAATTTACTTTTATTTCTTTTGAAAAAAATGCTGGTTTAAGCGCTGCCATTAAAGCAGGTTTTGATTACGCAGATACTACTTGGGTAGGCTACATTGATGCCGATTTACAAACAGCTCCTGAAGATTTTAATATTTTGATAGAATTTGCTGGAGAATATGATCTTGTAACTGGAGTACGTTCGAATCGAAAAGATTCTTTTACTAAAAATATGTCTTCAACTATTGCTAATGGCATTAGAAGAACTTTTACTCATGACGGAATGGATGACACTGGTTGTCCCTTAAAAATTATCCGTACAGATATGGCCAAGAGAATACCAATGTTCAACGGTTTACACCGATTTTTACCAGCCATGATTTTATTACAAAACGGCAAAATCAAACAAACACCTGTAAGACATTTCCCCAGAATAGCAGGCCTTTCAAAGTTTAATCTTTGGAATCGATTATTAGGCCCTCTACAAGATTGCTTTGCTTATTTGTGGATGAAGAAAAAATACATCAATTATAGCGTAGCAAAACAAGGTTAA
- a CDS encoding 3-ketoacyl-ACP reductase gives MKNLKNKTALITGAGKGIGKAVAIALAKEGVNVILLARTQSDIDEVAKEVKALGVKSLALTADVADINSVNSAVEKALAEFKSIDILINNAGIAAFGNFLELEPAAWERIIQVNLMGTYYVTRAVLPNMIEKQTGDIINISSTAGLNGNALTSAYSASKFAVLGLTDSLMQEVRKHNIRVTALTPSTVATDLAKELNLTDGNPEKVMQPEDIAELIIAQLKLNRRVFIKNSSIWSTNP, from the coding sequence ATGAAAAACTTAAAAAACAAAACCGCACTTATTACAGGAGCTGGTAAAGGAATTGGTAAAGCTGTAGCCATTGCTTTGGCCAAAGAAGGTGTAAATGTAATTTTATTGGCACGAACACAATCAGACATTGATGAAGTAGCCAAAGAAGTAAAGGCGCTAGGAGTAAAATCACTTGCTCTTACCGCTGATGTTGCCGATATCAACTCGGTAAATTCTGCTGTAGAAAAAGCCTTAGCCGAATTCAAATCGATTGATATTTTAATCAACAACGCCGGAATTGCCGCTTTTGGTAATTTTTTGGAATTGGAACCAGCAGCTTGGGAACGCATCATTCAAGTAAACTTAATGGGAACCTATTATGTGACTCGTGCCGTTTTACCAAATATGATTGAAAAACAAACAGGTGACATTATCAATATTTCTTCAACTGCGGGATTAAACGGAAATGCACTTACTAGTGCTTATAGTGCTTCTAAGTTTGCCGTTTTAGGATTGACAGACTCGCTAATGCAGGAAGTTCGCAAACACAACATACGAGTTACAGCATTAACTCCAAGTACCGTAGCAACTGATTTAGCAAAAGAATTAAACCTCACAGATGGTAATCCGGAAAAAGTAATGCAACCCGAAGACATAGCGGAGTTAATCATTGCCCAGCTCAAATTAAACCGACGCGTGTTTATTAAAAACAGCAGTATTTGGTCAACAAATCCTTAA
- a CDS encoding lipid-A-disaccharide synthase N-terminal domain-containing protein, giving the protein MNNIIIYSIGFIAQILFSSRMILQWIISEKNKKVLTPVLFWEISLFASFLLFVYGYFRHDFSIMLGQTITYYIYIRNIQLQNDWKKLHVLIRWFVLLFPFFIIGYGYNNNVYDLDNLLRNEAIPKWLLWTGIIGQVLFTLRFVYQWIYSEKKKDSVLPLGFWIISLSGSLIIFIYAIIRKDPVLLAGHALGLVIYTRNIIIIKKDVKINS; this is encoded by the coding sequence ATGAACAACATCATCATTTATTCGATAGGTTTTATTGCTCAAATTTTGTTTTCCAGCAGAATGATTTTGCAGTGGATTATTTCTGAAAAAAACAAAAAAGTTTTGACGCCCGTTTTATTTTGGGAAATCAGTTTGTTTGCATCCTTTTTACTGTTTGTTTATGGCTATTTTAGACACGATTTCTCAATCATGCTTGGACAAACGATTACCTACTATATTTACATTCGAAACATACAATTGCAAAATGATTGGAAAAAATTGCACGTACTAATAAGATGGTTTGTACTACTTTTTCCCTTTTTCATAATTGGTTACGGTTACAATAACAATGTCTATGATTTAGACAACCTATTGCGAAACGAAGCGATTCCTAAATGGTTGCTTTGGACAGGTATAATTGGGCAAGTTCTATTTACATTGCGTTTTGTATACCAATGGATTTATTCTGAAAAAAAGAAAGATTCTGTTTTGCCTTTAGGATTCTGGATTATTAGTTTGAGTGGATCACTTATCATATTTATTTATGCCATAATCAGAAAAGATCCCGTATTATTAGCTGGTCATGCTTTGGGCTTAGTCATTTATACTAGAAATATAATAATTATAAAAAAAGATGTCAAAATTAATTCATAA
- a CDS encoding MATE family efflux transporter — MNLSRYTQEFSYNIKLAYPVILGMLGHTMIGIVDNYMVGNLGSTELAAVSLGNSFIFLAMSIGIGFSTAITPLTAEADAEQNDKKIRTTFHHGLLLCTILGVSLFIVTVLSKQLMYFMDQPPAVVALAAPYIDWVAFSLIPVVMYQGYKQFADGLSLTKYSMYSIILANVVHVFFNYVLIYGFWIFPKLGVTGAALGTVISRIMMVVFMHYLMKHNTVMKKFFKNFTFKEIKKSIVKKIIGLGFPSAMQMLFEVTLFTAAIWLSGTLGKNSQAANQIALILASSTFMVAMGLSVTAMIRVSHSKGAGDFKNLIIVARSIFLLAIILESFFAFIFVVFHNYLPHFFLNMSDSTQAIDNHEIILITSKLLLIAAIFQISDGIQVVVLGALRGLQDVKVPMYITFVAYWVIGFPISFYLGKYTELKAVGVWIGLLAGLTAAALFLYIRFARLTKKLVLENSEK, encoded by the coding sequence ATGAATCTTTCCCGATATACTCAAGAATTCTCTTATAATATTAAACTGGCCTACCCTGTAATTCTAGGGATGCTTGGCCATACAATGATAGGAATTGTAGATAATTATATGGTTGGGAATTTGGGATCAACTGAGTTGGCTGCCGTTTCATTAGGGAATAGTTTTATTTTTTTGGCGATGTCAATAGGAATTGGTTTTTCTACAGCTATAACACCATTGACTGCTGAGGCTGATGCTGAGCAAAACGATAAAAAAATTAGAACTACTTTTCATCATGGTTTATTATTATGCACAATTCTTGGTGTTTCTTTGTTTATAGTTACGGTTTTGTCCAAACAATTAATGTATTTTATGGATCAACCTCCCGCAGTTGTTGCACTTGCAGCACCATATATTGATTGGGTTGCTTTTTCTTTAATTCCTGTGGTGATGTATCAAGGGTATAAACAATTTGCCGATGGTTTATCTTTGACAAAATATTCGATGTATTCTATTATTCTGGCTAACGTTGTACATGTTTTTTTTAATTATGTATTGATTTATGGTTTCTGGATTTTCCCAAAATTAGGAGTTACGGGTGCTGCACTTGGAACTGTTATCTCAAGAATTATGATGGTGGTTTTTATGCATTATCTAATGAAGCACAATACAGTGATGAAAAAGTTTTTTAAAAATTTTACTTTTAAAGAAATAAAAAAGTCAATTGTAAAAAAGATTATTGGACTTGGTTTTCCTTCAGCTATGCAAATGTTGTTTGAGGTGACATTGTTTACAGCAGCTATTTGGCTTTCTGGAACATTAGGAAAAAATAGTCAAGCGGCCAATCAAATAGCGTTAATACTTGCTTCTTCAACCTTTATGGTAGCAATGGGATTGAGTGTTACAGCAATGATTCGTGTGAGTCATTCTAAAGGTGCCGGTGATTTTAAAAATTTAATTATTGTAGCGCGTTCTATTTTTTTATTGGCTATAATATTGGAATCGTTTTTTGCATTTATTTTTGTTGTTTTTCATAATTATTTGCCACACTTCTTTTTAAATATGTCTGATTCAACACAAGCGATAGATAATCATGAAATAATTTTAATTACCTCAAAATTATTACTAATTGCTGCTATTTTTCAAATTTCAGATGGAATTCAAGTTGTGGTTTTGGGAGCTTTGAGAGGTCTGCAAGATGTGAAAGTTCCAATGTACATTACTTTTGTTGCTTATTGGGTTATTGGTTTTCCAATTTCTTTTTATTTAGGAAAATATACAGAATTAAAAGCTGTTGGAGTTTGGATTGGACTTTTGGCTGGTTTAACAGCGGCTGCTTTGTTTTTGTACATTCGGTTTGCTCGATTGACTAAAAAGTTGGTCTTGGAAAATTCTGAAAAATAA